The genomic DNA TTGGTTATTTGAATAAGTTTTTTGTTGCAGGTAAAAAAACAGGGTAAATTTTAATTTATCCTGTTTTTTATTATTCAAAAATGAAATAAAAGAGGGAATAACTTTACGTACTTTTTTTCTACTAAGCGGTCTATGCTTATTTTTTAGGATTAATTTTGTATTTTTAAAAAATGAATAAAAAATATTTTTACTTATTTTTCTTCGGATTTTTCTTTTTACCTTCCATAAAAGCCTTAAATATGGAAGTTACACCTAATTATTCATCTTTCATTGAATACAATTATCAAGACAATAGAATATTGATTAAAAAGATAAAAGCGAAACTAAATGCTTTAGAAAAAAAACGTGAACGATTAATGGTTTTGAAAAAATGGTCTGATTCTAATGAAAATAACTATCTCCTTAAAATTAATAAACTAAGAGATAGTTTAGAAGAATTAGGGGAAAGTTCAACAAAAAAACTAGACGCAGATGAGGTTATAAAAAAGCTTCAAAAACAATTAAAGTTTCTTAATAATGCTAGAGTAAACAAAAATGCAAAAGAAATTTGGACAATAAAAGACGATTCAATTTATGAGAAAAAAGCCAGTATTTTAATTGATAGTATTATTAAATTGAGAATAAAGAAAGAGTAATTTTCGATATTGCATTTCGTTCTAATTACAAACTTTCTTTTAAAACAGCAATTTCATCACGTAATTTAGCAGCAACAATAAAGTCTAAATTTTTAGCAGCGGCTTCCATTTGCTTGCGTTTTTCTCTAATTCTTTTTTCTATTTCTTCTTTAGGTAAATATTGTAAATCTTGTTCTGCAGCCACCTGCTTTGCATTGTCATAATGGTAGCTGGAAACAGCAGATTTTGTTAAAGTATCATCTATTTTTTTGTTAATCTGAGTAGGTGTAATGTTGTGTTTGGTATTGTATGCAATTTGTTTTTCTCTTCTTCTATCTGTTTCATCAATGGTTTTTTGCATACTTTTTGTCATTTTATCAGCATACAAAATAGCCAATCCATTTACATTTCTAGCGGCTCTTCCAATAGTTTGTGTAAGTGATTTTACATTTCTTAAAAAACCTTCTTTATCTGCATCTAAAATGGCAACCAAAGAAACTTCTGGTAAATCTAAACCTTCACGCAATAAGTTTACACCAATTAGAACGTCAAACAAACCTTTACGAAGATCTTGCATAATTTCTACACGCTCTAAAGTATCTACATCTGAATGAATATATCTACAACGTATATTTACTCTTGTTAGATATTTTGTTAATTCTTCTGCCATTCTTTTAGTAAGTGTGGTTACTAAAGTACGTTCGTCTTTCTCTACTCGAATTTGTATTTCTTCAATTAAATCATCTATTTGATTTAAACTTGGGCGTACTTCTATAATCGGATCTAATAAACCTGTTGGTCTAATAATTTGTTCAACAAAAACACCTTCTGTTTTTTCTAATTCATAGTCTGCAGGCGTTGCAGAAACAAAAATGGTCTGATTCTGAATTGCTTCAAACTCATCAAATTTTAAAGGACGATTGTCCATTGCTGCGGGTAATCTGAATCCGTATTCTACTAAATTTTCTTTTCTACTTCTATCGCCACCATACATTGCATGTGTTTGTGGTACGGTAACATGGCTTTCATCAATAATCATTAAATAATCATCCGGAAAATAATCTAACAAGCAGAAAGGTCTTGTTCCTGGCAATCTTCCGTCTAAATATCTCGAATAATTTTCAATTCCAGAACAATAGCCCAATTCACGAATCATTTCTAAATCGAATTCTGTGCGTTCTTTAATTCGTTTTGCTTCTAAGTGTTTTCCTATTTCATTGAAAAAAGCAACTTGTTTCATCATATCATCTTGAATCTGATGGATTGCATTTTGTAAAACATCAGGAGAAGTCACGAATAAATTTGCAGGATAAATACTTAATTCTTCGAAAGTATTTATTACTGCGTTACTTTCTAAATCGAATAATTCTATTTCTTCAATTTCATCACCAAAAAAGTGAATTCGATACCCATTATCTCCATAAGAAGGATAAATAGTTACAACATCTCCTTTTACTTTAAATGTTCCGCTTTTTATTTCATGTTCTGTTCTAGAATATAAACTTTGCACCAATTGATGTAAAAATTTTGTTCTAGATATTAATTGACCAACTTGAACAGGAATTACATTTTTCTTAAATTCTACAGGGTTTCCAATACCATATAGGCAAGAAACCGAAGCAACCACCAAAACATCTCTTCTACCAGAAAGGAGGGAAGAGGTAGTGCTTAAACGTAGACGCTCTATATCTTCATTAATAGATAAATCTTTCTCTATATAGGTTCCTGTTACTGGAATATATGCTTCTGGTTGGTAATAATCATAGTAAGAAACAAAATACTCAACGGCGTTTTCTGGAAAAAACTGCTTAAACTCTGAATATAATTGTGCTGCCAACGTTTTATTATGCGCTAAAACTAAGGTCGGTTTTTTAACTTCTTTTACAACATTTGCTACTGTAAAAGTTTTACCAGAACCTGTTACACCTAATAATGTTTGAAACTTTTCACCAGCAATAATACCTTCAGAAAGTTCTTTAATTGCTTGTGGTTGATCTCCTGTTGGAGAAAATTCTGAGACTAATTTGAATTCCATACTGTAAAAATACGTATACTTCTTTCATAAAAAAATAAACCTAATATTATTTTCTTATTAGCGAAAAATGACCTGTCTTTTTTCTGACATTACCGTTCAGGTCAATTAAAGTAGCACTGTACCAATAATCATTGGAAGGAAGTAACTTTCCGTTATAAGTACCATTCCAACCATCATTTGTTTTTAGATCTATATTCTTTAGAATTTTGCCAAATCTGTCAAAAACTTGGAGTTTTACTTCGTTATAAAAAGTATTATCTACTCCTAGTATTTTCCATTTATCAAGAACACCGTCTTCATTTGGAGAGAAATGTCTTTGGAAAAAGAGAAAAGAAACTTTTTTTGTATTTATAATACGGCCACAATTATTTCGATCTCTAATAAAAACCTTGTTTAAACCAGCGGGAACATTTTTAAAAGTATAAGATAAGTTTTCTGAGCCTTTTACAAAATTTGTAAGTGAATCATCATTAAGAGCATATTCATAATCGCCTTTACCAGTAACTTTAACTGTAATTGTATTGTCTGTAGGGTTTTCTTGATCGTCTATAAAGGTAAT from Polaribacter sp. ALD11 includes the following:
- the uvrB gene encoding excinuclease ABC subunit UvrB yields the protein MEFKLVSEFSPTGDQPQAIKELSEGIIAGEKFQTLLGVTGSGKTFTVANVVKEVKKPTLVLAHNKTLAAQLYSEFKQFFPENAVEYFVSYYDYYQPEAYIPVTGTYIEKDLSINEDIERLRLSTTSSLLSGRRDVLVVASVSCLYGIGNPVEFKKNVIPVQVGQLISRTKFLHQLVQSLYSRTEHEIKSGTFKVKGDVVTIYPSYGDNGYRIHFFGDEIEEIELFDLESNAVINTFEELSIYPANLFVTSPDVLQNAIHQIQDDMMKQVAFFNEIGKHLEAKRIKERTEFDLEMIRELGYCSGIENYSRYLDGRLPGTRPFCLLDYFPDDYLMIIDESHVTVPQTHAMYGGDRSRKENLVEYGFRLPAAMDNRPLKFDEFEAIQNQTIFVSATPADYELEKTEGVFVEQIIRPTGLLDPIIEVRPSLNQIDDLIEEIQIRVEKDERTLVTTLTKRMAEELTKYLTRVNIRCRYIHSDVDTLERVEIMQDLRKGLFDVLIGVNLLREGLDLPEVSLVAILDADKEGFLRNVKSLTQTIGRAARNVNGLAILYADKMTKSMQKTIDETDRRREKQIAYNTKHNITPTQINKKIDDTLTKSAVSSYHYDNAKQVAAEQDLQYLPKEEIEKRIREKRKQMEAAAKNLDFIVAAKLRDEIAVLKESL